A part of Bacillota bacterium genomic DNA contains:
- the amrS gene encoding AmmeMemoRadiSam system radical SAM enzyme: MHDAMFWQKGPEGRVDCVLCPVLCKIAPGKLGACRARKNVDGRLFSMNYGKVASHGLDPIEKKPLYHFYPGAYIFSLGTFGCNLHCSFCQNWEISQQEAPTAELEPAQAVATAERAAKDPDHFCIGLAYTYSEPFIWYEYVYDCARLAKDKGLKNVLVTNGYVNPEPLEKILPLIDAMNVDVKGFTERFYRRVCLGRREPVLHTVERAHAAGVHVEVTNLIIPTQNDDPAETAALVDWMAGVDPRIPLHFSRYFPQYKLDLPPTPGSTLKRAREIARKKLKHVYIGNIGGVEGSDTFCEACGEVIAQRDGMALTDFHLEEGRCQSCGTEAPFVGEVRRS, encoded by the coding sequence ATGCACGACGCGATGTTCTGGCAGAAGGGACCGGAGGGCCGGGTCGACTGCGTCCTCTGCCCGGTCCTCTGCAAGATCGCCCCGGGGAAACTGGGGGCCTGCCGGGCTCGGAAGAACGTCGACGGGCGCCTCTTCTCGATGAACTATGGTAAGGTCGCTTCCCACGGGCTCGACCCCATCGAGAAGAAGCCGCTGTACCACTTCTACCCCGGCGCCTACATCTTCTCTCTGGGCACCTTCGGCTGCAACCTGCACTGCTCGTTCTGTCAGAACTGGGAGATCTCCCAGCAGGAGGCCCCAACGGCCGAACTCGAGCCGGCCCAGGCGGTGGCCACCGCCGAGCGGGCGGCCAAGGACCCGGACCACTTCTGTATCGGCCTGGCCTACACCTATTCAGAGCCGTTCATTTGGTACGAGTACGTCTACGACTGCGCCCGCCTGGCCAAGGACAAGGGCTTGAAGAACGTCCTCGTCACCAACGGCTACGTCAACCCGGAGCCGCTGGAGAAGATCCTGCCCCTCATCGACGCGATGAACGTCGACGTCAAGGGCTTCACCGAGCGCTTTTACCGGCGGGTCTGTTTGGGCCGTCGGGAGCCGGTCCTGCATACCGTGGAGCGGGCCCATGCCGCCGGGGTCCACGTCGAGGTGACCAACCTGATCATCCCGACCCAGAACGACGACCCGGCGGAGACCGCGGCCCTGGTCGACTGGATGGCCGGCGTGGACCCGCGGATCCCCCTGCACTTCTCACGCTACTTCCCCCAGTACAAGCTGGACCTGCCGCCGACCCCCGGGAGTACGCTGAAGCGGGCCCGGGAGATCGCCAGGAAAAAGCTCAAGCACGTCTACATCGGGAACATCGGGGGAGTGGAGGGGAGCGACACCTTCTGCGAAGCGTGCGGTGAGGTGATCGCCCAGCGAGACGGGATGGCCCTGACCGACTTCCACCTCGAGGAAGGCCGCTGCCAGTCGTGTGGGACCGAGGCGCCCTTCGTCGGGGAGGTCAGGCGGTCATGA